The Primulina tabacum isolate GXHZ01 chromosome 1, ASM2559414v2, whole genome shotgun sequence genome contains the following window.
GGACTTTTTAAGCAAGCTATCACTGTTGGAAAACGAGTTAGAACTGAGACCAATATTTCCAGAGGGTCGGTATCGGTTTGTTCAGCAGCAGTGGAACTTGCAATGATCAAACTTCTGGAGATCTCGCATAGCACCGCCAGAATGTTGGTTGTTGGAGCTGGCAAGATGGGAAAGCTTGTGATCAAGCACTTGGCAGCAAAGGGATGCAAGAAAATAGTCGTCGTCAATAGAACACAGGACAGAGTTGCTTCGATCTGTGAAGAATTGAAAGATGTTGAGATAGTATATAAGCCTCTCTCGGAAATGTTAGCATCTGCTGCAGAAGCAGATGTGGTTTTCACATGTACTGCTTCAGAAACTCTTCTCTTTTCAAAAGATCAAGTTCAGATGCTTCCCCCTGTGAACTCTATCGTTGGAGGGCAGAGGCTATTCGTCGACATTTCTGTTCCTCGGAATGTGGGGTCATGTGTTGAGGATCTTGAAAATGTTCTGGTTTataatgttgatgatttaaaggAAGTAGTGGCATCCAACAAGGAGGACCGATTGCAGAAGGCAATGGAAGCTGAGGCAATCATCGCAGATGAAGTCAAACAATTCGAAGCATGGAAGGACTCACTTGAGACCGTTCCAGTCATCAAGAATCTTAGGGACTACACAAACGATATCAGGGCTTCCGAGGTAGAAAAGTGCCTGTCAAAAATAGGCGGCAATCTCACAAAGAACCAAAAGAAAGCTATTTATGATCTTAGCACAGGAATTGTTAACAAGCTCCTTCATGGTCCAATGCAAAACTTGCGCTGTGACGCAGCTGACAAACGGGGTTTGAATGAAGTCCTGGAGAACATGCGTGTCATTAACAGAATATTCGACCTTGGTACAGATATGTCAATACTGGAGCAGAAGATACGAGCTAAGGTCGAGCAGAGTCATAAAGAAGATTCTTGAGCCTCATCTCTCGGCATCAGCAACTATTTGTTGTTTCTTTTTC
Protein-coding sequences here:
- the LOC142542460 gene encoding glutamyl-tRNA reductase 2-like produces the protein MAAARGFATSSFSNHCDVDSDFRLKMYFCSSGLRIRNMSGFSVACFPRMINDNFRLKRVVSETGSFKVGPRCQVSPSGVTGSISALELLKTSGAGRYTREKSSIVVVGFNYLTAPIKIREKLSIPEAQWPQAIGELCSLNHIEEAAVLSTCNRMEIYVVALSQHRGVKEVTEWISKISAVPVSELHQHRFLLYNKDAAQHLFEVASGLDSLVLGEGQILAQVKQVAKTGQGVSGFGRRIGGLFKQAITVGKRVRTETNISRGSVSVCSAAVELAMIKLLEISHSTARMLVVGAGKMGKLVIKHLAAKGCKKIVVVNRTQDRVASICEELKDVEIVYKPLSEMLASAAEADVVFTCTASETLLFSKDQVQMLPPVNSIVGGQRLFVDISVPRNVGSCVEDLENVLVYNVDDLKEVVASNKEDRLQKAMEAEAIIADEVKQFEAWKDSLETVPVIKNLRDYTNDIRASEVEKCLSKIGGNLTKNQKKAIYDLSTGIVNKLLHGPMQNLRCDAADKRGLNEVLENMRVINRIFDLGTDMSILEQKIRAKVEQSHKEDS